The nucleotide sequence AGGGAGCCTTTGTCGCCTACGTGCAAACATCTTTCCTTTGACTGAAATATTATGTTCATCAAAATATTTAAAGATACGTTCAGCAACTTTTATTCTCTCATCATAAGTGGCTAAATAACAAACATCGTATAGGTTATTTGAATCATTATTACTTTCTGCAAAGTAGAAATTAGTAATCTTTTTTAGATGGTACTTTACACAATCATCTGGTTCGAAACTATAGATAATGTCAAAATCTTCTAAATATTTCTTCTGCATAGGTATTTTTTCAATACTATCCCAAAAAATAACTACTGATAATTTTGTTTTCTTTAAAGCTATTTCTATCTGATTATTAGTTAGAAGGTATGGGGCATTTATTAGTAAAATATCATAATCATTACTTTCGTTAATAAATTTAATAAACTCTTTTATATATTCATCTTTTTTTTTCTCTTTTAGATTTCTTCCTAAAAGAGTTTTTAAAAAGAAGTTGTAAATCCTTTCCCCCCAATTTTTATATTGGTACTTAAAGTTTGAGACTATATAGCTCACATCACAATCACTATATTCTTTTAATCCCTTAAGAACAACTTCATTAAAACCATAATAGTCGGGGGCGATGAACAAAAGCTTCCTTTTCATCATTTTAATAGTTGTTTTATCCAACTTGAAAAACTGTATTTATCTTGTATCTCTTTTTCTAAAGGTTGATAAGGAGCGTTTAAAAACTCATCAATGTTATCAAAAGAACCTTTTTCAATTATAAATATATTATTGGGATCATAAAAATCATACTCCTTCACTAAAAGATTGTTTGTTATTAGTTTTTTACTATAGCCAATACTTTCGAATGTCCTAAACGAAAGTCCATTATGTATAGGGTTATGTAAATCTAATAAATATTCTGATTTTTGCATTTTCAAAATACTTTCTTTAAAGCTAAATTCCTTATCAATTATTTTAAACTTATAATGATAAGATTTTTTCCGCTGTGAAACTAAAAAAATATTAGGTATCAATCCTTTATTTTCTAACAAAGTACTTATTTGCTCCAACAATAATACTCTATTTTTCATATAAGTACCTACAAAGAAAACAGTTTTAGGAGTTACTACTTCTTTTGAGATTATATTATCAAAATAGAAATTAGTAGTATGTTTTAGACGCCTGCTTAAATTCAAATCTTTCTTGTCAAAAACATAGAATTTATCAAATAAGTTGATATACTTCTTAGCTAAAGGATATCTGTTTAAACCGTCCCATTGATAAGCTACTGTTTTCTTAGATATTTGTTTTACTTTATCTATTACCTCAAAATCAAATAAATCTGGGCGGATGAAAAGAGCATAGTCTGTTTTTTTGATGTGTGATAATTGGATCAGTATGTCTTCTTTTGCCTTCTTATTTTTGATAGAAGGTTTATAACTTCTGTCACCAAAAAATAGTTTCTTATATCCGTGAGTAATTTTATCTTTCAAAGAAATGGCATTTGTTCTATTAGATATATCCAATACAAAAACCTCAAAGCCTAAAAACTCTAAATTATCTTTGAATTGTTCAAGTAACCCAAAGTGGTTAGGCATTGCTATAATTATTGTTTTTCCCTCAAAATCCTTCTGTTTCATCTTTTATAAATTGTGCCCAAATCTCTCTGTTTTCTTTTTCCCACCGATGGCACCCCATAGGCAGAATTTGGTTGTTAAAAGCAAGTGCTTTTCTTACTTTATTTTCAATAGAAAAAAGACAAGCTTCTTTATAGTTTGGTTTTTTAAAATCAATCCCATTTCGCTTAGGTTCTATACTAAAAAAAACATCTTCAGCATAAAAGGTACTTCTGTTAGAAGGTTTTAGATACACAGCAGTTTGTTCGGTAAGCTGTTTTAATACTTCTATGAATTTTTCTCTTTTTCGCAGAGAGAAACCTCCGTTGCCTACCTCATTATAAAGCAAAATTTTGTTTTTTTGAGTTTTCCGATTGCCTTTATAGTTTATAGCTTGCTTTATAAAACAGATTGAGCTATCCCAAATTTTCTTAATAATAGGGGCTTTCTCTCTGCGACGAATCCAAGGAGCTCCTATATAATCATAATCTTTTTTACACCAAAATAATAAGTCATCTCTAAAGATATACGCATCAGTCTGATAGATAAGTATATATTTTTCAGTAAAAGCCTCGTAAAAATCTATACTAAGCATCAGTTGATTATAACCATCAATACTTTTAAAATAGGCATCATCGAAATCTCTAAAAGTAACCTTACCAAACTCTTCATAAGCTCTTATATCTAAACTTTTAGGGTGAACGAAGGTAATAGGATATTCCTTTAATACTCTAAAAACACGTTTGATAGAGATTATATCATTGCCAGACGGCTCTTCTTTATATATAGGGATAACTATATTTACCATTTTTCTTTTTAATTTAGAAAAGGCAAAGATAAAACCATTTTTTAAAAAACAAAATTACTTCAATAACTACTTACAAGGATTATTCGCTCTTTCCACTATCTTTCTCCGCTCCTGCCTGAACAAGCGTATCCGCCTCCTCATCCATTAGCATCTTCATATACTCATCAAGCTCTTGCGATTTCATAAACGGACTCGCCTTCGCTCTGAGCACTTCTACTTGTCTTTCGTAAAAATCCTTATCCAAAGGCGCTATGAGCAATAATAATTCTCCATAGCGGTCTATGGTATACTGTATTCTGGCAGTATTAGCGTATCGCTCATCTGGCGATAAGTGTGCGTAATAATTCAGTTCTTCTTGATATTTCCCAAATATCTGCAAAGCCAATTTACGAGCGGTTTCTTTCTCACCTACCCTAAAATAACCTTGTACAAAAGGGTCAAGAGTGAAGTAATAGCCATAAGCCTCCAAAGGCATATGCTTCATTCCGATATCCAAGATATCTTTGGCTTTATTTAATTTACCTTCTTCTATCAGTTTTTCGGTAAGACGTGCCAAATTACCGCGGAAGATAATACTGTTCTTACGCGTTTCGGGGTCTAAGTAAATACCTGCTTTACCCATATTACCCCAATCCCATTTCTTTATGATGTCGTACATCAAATTACTGTCTATACGACCCATATCAAAGGGGTGGTTCTTATCGATTTCTGTTTTAATAGGCACAAGTTTGTACACCAGTCCATCTAATTGCAAGTACTCCTTCATCCAGATATACTCAGCAGAGTCCATACTACCTCCTGAGAAGTATATCGGGCGTTTCCAATCGTTATAAGCCAAAATATCCAGCATCACAATACGTGCTTTATCGATAGCACTAGGGAGCGTGATATCTATATAGTCTACTATTTTATCAGCATCTTCGGGTTTTACAATACCGCTCTTTAGTACGTTTTCTTTATTTACAGGAATCCGTATTTTGTTCGTAGGGTAGTAGTTAAAGGTTCTACTTTCACTACTACTGCTACTGAGCTGTGTATTAGGGTCATCGCTGGTTACCCATTTCACAAAGTCTTTAATGTTCCAGCGGTTCTCGGTGCGTTTTTGGAAATACACTCCTTCACGTACCCCGTGAGCATATTGTTTGTGCACCATTTCACCTGGGATAGGACTACTTTGGTACGCTTGGCGCTTCATTTGGTCTATATACCAATCCGTTTGCAACAAGCTCGTATTAATTATCCGCACATCGGTGCGATAGCCTTCTATTTCTTGGGCATACCACAGTAAGAACGTATCGTTATCGCCAATGGTGAATATCATAGCGTCTTTATCTTTAACTACCGAGCTCAAATAAGCGTCCGCAATAAACTCTGCCGAATACTTTTGCGAGCGGTTGTGGTCGTCCCAATTCTCACTTGCCATCAGCACAGGTACAGCAAGCAAACTCGCTACCACTGCCAAAGGCGCTCCTATTCGTGACGAAAGCACCCTCCTAAGTGCGTGGAATAACGCATATACACCCACTCCTATCCATATAGCAAAAGCGTAGAACGAACCTACTAACGGATAATCTCGCTCTCGCGGTTCAAACGGTCGTTCGTTGAGGTATATTTTCATTGCCAAACCCGTAAAGAGGAAAAGCATCATCACTACCCACGTTTGGCGTTCGCTCTTCGTCGCCATAAAAAATAACCCTAAGAGTCCTAAGAGCAGAGGCAGGAAATAGTAAGTATTACGAGCTTTATTGTTCAGCACATCGGCAGGAAGGTTGTCTTGCGACCCAAGGCGCAAACTATCAATAGGCTTAATGCCCGATAGCCAGTTGCCGTGGTCATTCTCCATCTTGCCTTGCACATCGTCTTGCCTGCCTATGAAGTTCCAAGCAAAATAGCGGAAGTACATATACCCAAACTGATACTCGAACAAGTAGTGCATATTCTTCCAAAAACTTGGCTTCTCTACTTCTATATAGTCCCGATATTCGGTAAGGAATTGGTCGTAACGCTCAGGCGGAAGCGGTTGTATTTGCATTTGCCTTTGCACTTCTTGTAAGAACTGATAGAGCTTCGGCTCGTTATAAGCTTCTTCTTTTATTCTAAACGTAAGTAGTCCTGTGAGCTTCATATAATTCGCCGCGTGTTGCGCACTCCACATTCTTGGCAAAACACCCTCTTGTTTGCTATTCGACGCCATCTGAGCGTTTTTGTACTGATTCACGATGATGTATTTGCCTAAGGCATAATCGCGCTCGTATTTTGGCTTCGCATCTTCATACGGGTTCTCTTCGTCTAATCCAGCGTATTTATCCGAATACATAGGACCGTAGAACAAATGCGTTTCGGGGTATTGTTCAAGGTTGTAATAAGCTAATAGCAAACGCGCATCAGTCGGACTGTTCTCATTGATAACCGTATCAGCATTCGCGCGAATAGGTATCATTAGCCAAGACGAAAACCCTATAAACACAAACAACAAGCATAAAAAGCCCGTTTGCAAGCGCACTTTGTTTTGCTTATAAGCGTAGTTCAGCGTAAAATAGAAGAACGCAATAACCGAGAGTCCCGCGATAATAGTCCCTGAGTTGAACGGCATACCGAAGCTATTCACAAAAAATACTTCCAAATAACCAAAGTACGCCAACGTGTAAGGTAATATTAGTTTAAATATCAACAGCAAAATAGCGATAGAAACTACATTAGCAATGATGAAGTTCACTACCGTTTTCTTGTAGTTACTCTTGAAGAAATAAAGCATACCAATGGCAGGAATGGTCAGTAACGCCATAAAGTGCACCCCAAACGACAGCCCCACTACTAACGAAATCAGTAACAACCAGCGGTCGCCACGTGGTTCGTGCAAACTGTCCGTCCACTTGATGCCTACCCAAAACATAGCCGACATAAATAGCATTGCCATTGCATACACTTCTGCTTCCACCGCGTTAAACCAAAAACTATCCGAGAAAGTATAGGCAAGAGCCCCTACAACCCCACTCCCCAAAACAGCGATAAACTGCCCTTGGGTAAGCGTAGCAGGCGTTTTTTCTTCAACAGAATCGGTTCTCTTTAAAGCGATTTTCTTGGTCAAATTTACAATGATGAAGTACAAGAAAAGAACCGTAAAAGCACTCGATAAAACCGACATATAATTCACAAACAGCGCAATCTTATCCGAGTTCGGAGCAAAAGCAGCTATAAAAGCGCCCATCATTTGGAATAAAGGCGCTCCGGGAGGGTGACCCACTTCCAATTTCGCTGAGGTAGCAATATACTCGCCACAATCCCAAAAGCTAACCGTAGGTTCTACCGTAAGCCCATAAGTGATAAGAGCTACGGCAAAAACAGCCCACCCCACAATGAGGTTATATTTCTTAAATTGATTATCTGTCATCAGTACTTTATATTTCAAAGTGCAAAGGTAAGAAACAATTACCAAATGAGCAAATTTGTCAATCAGATATAAACCCCACACACCCTCACAACATTCCCCTTTGGAGCCAGTTCACGACAGTTGGGTCTGTGCCCCGCAAAAGTAGAGTATGTGATAGGAGGGATATTTGTTATCACTATACTTTGCCAAAGTTTCAAACTTTGGCAAAGTTAATATAGCCACCCTTCACTGCTGCGAGCTTGTAGCTCGTACACACTTTGCCAAAGATAATTTCCCGTTATGCTACGACCCTACATTCCCTTCACTTTTCCCGTCCCTAATTCCCCCTCTTCGAGGGAAGTCCGCGAGAGCGGAGTATGTGAGAGGGGGGAGGTTTCCTCCGCTTTTCCGTCACCACATTCCCCTTTTGAACGGAAGTCCGCGGAAGCGGAGTATGTGAGAGGGGGATGTTATCCCCTTATTGCCTATTCCTTAAGCCCCCACACCACCCCATTTTCTCATTTTCAAATTTGCTAATTTCCTAATTATCCCTCCTCCTTCCCGTCATACTCCCCCCTAGTGCCTATGGCCTAAGGCCTAGTGCCTCTTCCTCTTTCTTTCGCCTCGAAACCCCATTTTTACCATTTTTAGCGCTGTTGTATTACGGTATAAATCAATCACTTATACACCCTTTCTATACCAATCGTCCAAGATTCGTATAAGCTTCCTATAAGCTCTCTATAAGCTAACCCCACCCATCTTACACCCTTTTTTCACCAAAATTTCTCCCGACTCACTTCCGTTCTTTTCCGTTTCCTTCCGAATCCTCCAACCCTCTACATTTGCTAATTTTCAAATTTGCTAATCTGCTAATTTTTCCCTGCCCATTCCCCTTGGTGGTATTATTGGCATTTCTGGCATTATTGCCATTTACCTCATTTTCTCATTCTCTCATTCTCTCATTTCTTTTTTCGTTATAGATATATTTGTCTTATATTTTAATCATAAAACGTTAAAGATTGTTAAATAAGATAGATTTATCGCTATTTTATTTGTAAATGTGAAATAATTTTTCTTACTTTGCCCAAAAATAAAAAACAAATTGTACTATGGAAAACACAGCAAAACTGATTTTTGAAGGGAAAGAATACGAATTTCCTATCGTAGTAGGCACCGAAAACGAAAAAGCGATTAATATCGAAAAATTGCGTGCCTTAACGGGTTTGGTAACCTTGGATTCGGGTTACAAAAACACGGGTTCTTGCAAGAGTGCCATTACCTTCCTCGACGGCGAACGGGGCATCTTGCGCTATCGTGGCTATAACATCGAAGATTTAGCTGCTAAAGCCGAGTTCCTCGAAGTAGCCTATCTTCTTATTTTCGGAGAACTCCCCACTGCCGAAGAGTATGACGATTTCAAAAAAACAATTCACAAGTATACCCTTGTTCACGAGGATATGCGCCATATTATGGACGGTTTCCCGCGCTCGGCTCACCCTATGGGGGTATTAGCATCAGCTACCAGTGCGCTCACCGCTTTCAATCCGGTACCAGTAAATGTACATTGTCCTAAAAACGTGTATCAAGCGGTCTGTAAAGCCATTGCTAAAGTAACCATCATCGCTTCTTGGGTATACCGCAAACGCGAGGGCTTACCGCTGAATTATTACGACAATAGCAAGGGCTATATCGAGAACATTTTGCGACTCTTCTTCGAAATCCCTACTGAGGAATATAAAATCAACCCTACGGTAGTGAGTGCTCTCAACAAACTGCTCATCCTTCACGGCGACCACGAACAGAACTGCTCTACTTCTACGGTGCGTTTGGTGGGGTCTTCCGAGGCGGGTCTGTTTGCGAGTATTTCCTCTGGAGTTTCAGCCCTTTGGGGTCGTCTCCACGGCGGGGCAAACCAAGCGGTGATTGAAATGCTTGAAGAAATTCATAAAGACGGAGGCGATGTCGATAAGTTCATTAATAAAGCAAAAGACAAAAATGACCCTTTCCGTTTGATGGGCTTTGGGCACCGTGTGTACAAAAACTTCGATCCACGGGCTAAAATCATCAAAGTGGCTGCCGATGATGTGCTCAATGCTTTGGGTATAGAAGATCCAATTTTTAGCATTGCCAAACATCTTGAAAAAGTAGCTTTGGAAGACGACTACTTCAAATCGCGTAATCTCTACCCTAATGTAGATTTCTATTCGGGTATCATCTACAAAGCCTTAGGTATGCACTTAGAGATGTTCACTGTGCTCTTTGCTATCGGTCGTCTCCCTGGTTGGATTGCCCAATGGAAGGAAATGCGCCAAGGAGGAGAACCTATCGGTCGTCCACGACAAATATACGTAGGTGCCACCGAAAGAGCTTTTGTTGAATTGAATAAACGATAAGAATGAAAAATATTATCTATACCATTACCGATGAGTCGCCCTATTTGGCTACCCATTCGCTATTGCCAATCATCAAACGCTTTTGCGCTTCTTCAGGAATCAACTTTGAAGCCAAAGACATCTCATTGGCAGGGCGTATTTTAGCCACTTTCCCCGATTTTCTCACAGCAGAACAACGGGTGCCCGATGCGCTTAGTGAATTGGGGGCGTTGGCAACGTGTCCGGAAGCTAATATCATCAAGTTGCCTAATATCAGTGCTTCGGTACCCCAACTAAAAGCGGCTATCGCCGAACTGCAATCGCAAGGCTATGCCCTCTCCGATTATCCTGAAAATCCTACAAATGAAGCCGAAACAGCTATCAAACAGCGGTATGACAAGGTGAAAGGCAGTGCGGTGAATCCTGTACTGCGCGAGGGTAATTCCGATAGGCGCGCGCCTAAATCGGTAAAACAATACGCTCAAACGCACCCCCATTCAATGGGCGCGTGGAGTGCTGAGAGTCTCACGGAAGTCGCCACGATGCAAGCGGGCGATTTCTACCACAACGAGCAATCGGTAACACTTCAAAAGGCCGATGTGGTGCGCATAGAGTTGGTAAGCCCTAAACACGAGGTGCAAGTGCTCAAAGCGGAACTTCCTTTGCAAGCGGGTGAAGTGATAGATGCTACTTTTATGAGCAAAGAGGCGCT is from Capnocytophaga ochracea DSM 7271 and encodes:
- a CDS encoding glycosyltransferase family 117 protein translates to MTDNQFKKYNLIVGWAVFAVALITYGLTVEPTVSFWDCGEYIATSAKLEVGHPPGAPLFQMMGAFIAAFAPNSDKIALFVNYMSVLSSAFTVLFLYFIIVNLTKKIALKRTDSVEEKTPATLTQGQFIAVLGSGVVGALAYTFSDSFWFNAVEAEVYAMAMLFMSAMFWVGIKWTDSLHEPRGDRWLLLISLVVGLSFGVHFMALLTIPAIGMLYFFKSNYKKTVVNFIIANVVSIAILLLIFKLILPYTLAYFGYLEVFFVNSFGMPFNSGTIIAGLSVIAFFYFTLNYAYKQNKVRLQTGFLCLLFVFIGFSSWLMIPIRANADTVINENSPTDARLLLAYYNLEQYPETHLFYGPMYSDKYAGLDEENPYEDAKPKYERDYALGKYIIVNQYKNAQMASNSKQEGVLPRMWSAQHAANYMKLTGLLTFRIKEEAYNEPKLYQFLQEVQRQMQIQPLPPERYDQFLTEYRDYIEVEKPSFWKNMHYLFEYQFGYMYFRYFAWNFIGRQDDVQGKMENDHGNWLSGIKPIDSLRLGSQDNLPADVLNNKARNTYYFLPLLLGLLGLFFMATKSERQTWVVMMLFLFTGLAMKIYLNERPFEPRERDYPLVGSFYAFAIWIGVGVYALFHALRRVLSSRIGAPLAVVASLLAVPVLMASENWDDHNRSQKYSAEFIADAYLSSVVKDKDAMIFTIGDNDTFLLWYAQEIEGYRTDVRIINTSLLQTDWYIDQMKRQAYQSSPIPGEMVHKQYAHGVREGVYFQKRTENRWNIKDFVKWVTSDDPNTQLSSSSSESRTFNYYPTNKIRIPVNKENVLKSGIVKPEDADKIVDYIDITLPSAIDKARIVMLDILAYNDWKRPIYFSGGSMDSAEYIWMKEYLQLDGLVYKLVPIKTEIDKNHPFDMGRIDSNLMYDIIKKWDWGNMGKAGIYLDPETRKNSIIFRGNLARLTEKLIEEGKLNKAKDILDIGMKHMPLEAYGYYFTLDPFVQGYFRVGEKETARKLALQIFGKYQEELNYYAHLSPDERYANTARIQYTIDRYGELLLLIAPLDKDFYERQVEVLRAKASPFMKSQELDEYMKMLMDEEADTLVQAGAEKDSGKSE
- a CDS encoding citrate synthase, whose translation is MENTAKLIFEGKEYEFPIVVGTENEKAINIEKLRALTGLVTLDSGYKNTGSCKSAITFLDGERGILRYRGYNIEDLAAKAEFLEVAYLLIFGELPTAEEYDDFKKTIHKYTLVHEDMRHIMDGFPRSAHPMGVLASATSALTAFNPVPVNVHCPKNVYQAVCKAIAKVTIIASWVYRKREGLPLNYYDNSKGYIENILRLFFEIPTEEYKINPTVVSALNKLLILHGDHEQNCSTSTVRLVGSSEAGLFASISSGVSALWGRLHGGANQAVIEMLEEIHKDGGDVDKFINKAKDKNDPFRLMGFGHRVYKNFDPRAKIIKVAADDVLNALGIEDPIFSIAKHLEKVALEDDYFKSRNLYPNVDFYSGIIYKALGMHLEMFTVLFAIGRLPGWIAQWKEMRQGGEPIGRPRQIYVGATERAFVELNKR
- a CDS encoding DUF5672 family protein, with amino-acid sequence MVNIVIPIYKEEPSGNDIISIKRVFRVLKEYPITFVHPKSLDIRAYEEFGKVTFRDFDDAYFKSIDGYNQLMLSIDFYEAFTEKYILIYQTDAYIFRDDLLFWCKKDYDYIGAPWIRRREKAPIIKKIWDSSICFIKQAINYKGNRKTQKNKILLYNEVGNGGFSLRKREKFIEVLKQLTEQTAVYLKPSNRSTFYAEDVFFSIEPKRNGIDFKKPNYKEACLFSIENKVRKALAFNNQILPMGCHRWEKENREIWAQFIKDETEGF